The genome window CAAAAAATATCAAAATTTCTGAATTTCCTATACAAAAATTAAGTTTTAATGATATCTTTAGTCCTAGCAGAAATAGTGAGCAAAATATAAGCATTGATAGTGTTAACTTTATAAGTTCTATTGCTTTTAACTTTGATAAATTAAAAATTTTTGCAAAAACAGCTCAAAATGCTCAAAATGATTATGATAGTGTTTTAAAACTAGATTTAGCTAAATTTAACCTTGCAAATGAAAACTTTATGCTAAATAATATTAACTTAGATATGAATTTTAATAATCTTTCTAAAAAAGCTTATGATAGCTTAGTGCAAAACTCAAATACTGATATTTTTTCTATGATGCTTTTAGCAAGTCAGTTTTTAAAAGCAAACCCACAAATCATCTTAAATAACCTAAGCTTTGAAAAAGAAGGTAAAAAATTTGACGCAAATGGGCAAACTATTTTCACTGAAAATAATATAAAATCACAATTACATGCAAACACAGAAATTCTTCCTAGTCAAATTTGGCCTGATTTTGCAAATTTTGATACTTATTTTGTAGATAATAATGGCTCTTATGTGCTTGATTTTATCTATGATGATTCTAATAAAAGCGATGTTACAACTATCATTAATGGTGAAAGACTTACCATAAATCCACAATGACAAATTTAAGCTTAACTTTTCGTCCTAAAACTTTAGATGAGGTTTTAGGACAAGAAAATTTAGTAGAAATTTTTAAAAAATTCATACAAGTTTCAAAACTCCCCCATAGTGTATTTTTTGGGCCAGCAGGTTGTGGAAAGACTTCTTTTGCAAGGGCTATAGCGTATGAGTATAAACTAGACTTTTATGAGTTTGATGGAGGAAATTTTAAACTTGAAGAGCTTAGAAAAATACTAAGTAATTATGAAAATTCTTTATACAAACCTTTGATCTTTATCGATGAGGTACATAGGCTTTCAAAAACCCAACAAGAAATGCTTTTAATTCCTTTGGAAAATCAAAAATGCCTTTTCATAGGTGCAAGCACTGAAAACCCTTATTTTACTTTAACTTCAGGCATAAGAAGCAGAAGTATGCTTTTTGAATTTAAAGGTTTAGAATATAAAGACTTAGAAAAACTTGCCACAAAAGTGCAAGAAAAACTCCAATGCAAAATCGATGATGATGCTAAAGACTTTTTAATCACTTCTAGTGCAAATGATGCAAGAAGTTTTTTAAATTTATGTGAGTTTGCTTTGGCTTTAGATAGCACTCATATCACGCTTGAAACTTTGAAAAAATTAAGAGCAAATGTTTTAAGCGATGGCACTTCAAGTAAAGATACACACTATAGACTAGCTAGTTCTATGATAAAAAGCTTAAGAGGGAGTGATGTAGATGCGAGTTTGTATTATCTTGCGAGGTTGATTGATGGGGGAGAAAGTGCGGATTTCATCGCTAGAAGATTAGTGATATTTGCAAGTGAAGATATCTCAAATGCAAACCCACAAGCACTTAATCTAGCCACAAGCACACTCATAGCAGTAAAAAACATAGGCTATCCTGAAGCTAGGATCATCTTAGCTCAATGTGTGGTATTTTTAGCAAGTTCGCCCAAGTCAAACTCAAGCTATCTTGCTATAAATGAAGCGCTAAATTATGTGCAAAACAACCCCGCATTAAAAATACTCCCTTATCTTGATAATAACAACCCTCAAAGAAAAAACTACCTTTATCCGCACGATTTTGGTGGCTGGGTTAAGCAAAGATACTTAGAAAAAGATTTGAAATTTTATCATAGCAAAGGTATAGGTTTTGAAGCGCAGCTAGACTTATGGCTAAATGATATGAAAAAAGTTAAAAAGTGATTTTAAGCACAATGTAAAAATATTTTTATATAATTTTCATTTTTTGGTTCCGTAGCTCAGTTGGTAGAGCACCACCTTGACATGGTGGTGGTCGTTGGTTCAAGTCCAATCGGAGCCACCATTTTTTGTTTCTTTCGATTTCTTTAATTTCCAAAAAATGCTTTCAAAATGCTATATAAACAAACTAAACGATCTTTGATTTCAATTAATTTCTTTTGTGTTATAATTATTTTCAATTAATTAAGGTCATTATTAGGGTTCTTAAAACCTAATAAGGTTCTTTAAAGGAAAATAATGGCAAACATAGCAAAACAAAGCTTACAAGATAAAGATATTAGAAATTTAAAACCTAGTGATAAACGATACAAAAAAGCTGTAGGTAATCCAAAAGAGCTTTATATTTTTGTATATCCTAGTGGTCAATATCGCTAATTGCTGTAATTAATTGTTCTTTATGTGTAGAACCAATCTTATCATAATTATAAATTAAAAATCTAGTATCTACTAAGAGGCCTTGAATTTCTGTGTAGCTTTTGCTGTTTTTCCATTCCATAATAGCTTTTCCAATATTTTCAAAAATACCATTTATTTTAACTTCAAAATTATTATTTTGTTTGTTATACGGCATCAAAAAAACATTATATATTTTCTTATTTTTTGTTCGATATTCTGCATATTCGCCATAAGCTACCTGTTTAATTATATCACTACTTTGTGGCAATCCTTTTAATTTTACACCATATTTGTAGTATTTTGCATCTAATATATAAATTTTGTCATCATTAATCATAATAATATCGGGTTGTAATGAGCTATTATCTTTATTATCTGTATATTTTAATTTCCACTGAGTTTTTGGAAAATATTCATCCTTATCTGTAGTACCAAATGCTCTATCTATCATCTTTTCCCAAATAGCATGAAAAGCCGTTGTTCCAAATTTAAACTCGCTCTCTTTTAAAGATTTATCACTTTGTAAAAGCATATCTCTCATAGAACTAAAAAGTAATCGTTTTTTATCATCAAA of Campylobacter lari contains these proteins:
- a CDS encoding replication-associated recombination protein A is translated as MTNLSLTFRPKTLDEVLGQENLVEIFKKFIQVSKLPHSVFFGPAGCGKTSFARAIAYEYKLDFYEFDGGNFKLEELRKILSNYENSLYKPLIFIDEVHRLSKTQQEMLLIPLENQKCLFIGASTENPYFTLTSGIRSRSMLFEFKGLEYKDLEKLATKVQEKLQCKIDDDAKDFLITSSANDARSFLNLCEFALALDSTHITLETLKKLRANVLSDGTSSKDTHYRLASSMIKSLRGSDVDASLYYLARLIDGGESADFIARRLVIFASEDISNANPQALNLATSTLIAVKNIGYPEARIILAQCVVFLASSPKSNSSYLAINEALNYVQNNPALKILPYLDNNNPQRKNYLYPHDFGGWVKQRYLEKDLKFYHSKGIGFEAQLDLWLNDMKKVKK
- a CDS encoding LlaJI family restriction endonuclease — encoded protein: MFNLREHCFMDNELDDNFVGIRSKENKLQICFPLGINLDCDDKNIRTDIRKLISVLIKFNKSHTKSYFVDNKKEQIEQSFPLIAYKNIIEYFLSHGYYTERENIYQTTTKGKINFARTINKNRPNIQNNNSVIYMQFQAKKNQANKNGLITAINRYCVYEAFCKFGFAYNSFMPPKYNLPINKNQCLYVLQSKLDNTFDDKKRLLFSSMRDMLLQSDKSLKESEFKFGTTAFHAIWEKMIDRAFGTTDKDEYFPKTQWKLKYTDNKDNSSLQPDIIMINDDKIYILDAKYYKYGVKLKGLPQSSDIIKQVAYGEYAEYRTKNKKIYNVFLMPYNKQNNNFEVKINGIFENIGKAIMEWKNSKSYTEIQGLLVDTRFLIYNYDKIGSTHKEQLITAISDIDH
- a CDS encoding DUF945 family protein, with the translated sequence MKKIIAGVVVVVLLVIGFFTSASYINSINGKIFAQMSQDTAYYSVEDANYTKGLLNSKGSFIATLNDLPYSFKVNVDFSNNFFASNNAIISILNENEDLKGIFPNEEIFKILVSAKGGDININAKINDINFTRNDTNLVLNNTSFKITGSEEFVKNMELNLGYVLLEQLSHEEKLEAKNIKISEFPIQKLSFNDIFSPSRNSEQNISIDSVNFISSIAFNFDKLKIFAKTAQNAQNDYDSVLKLDLAKFNLANENFMLNNINLDMNFNNLSKKAYDSLVQNSNTDIFSMMLLASQFLKANPQIILNNLSFEKEGKKFDANGQTIFTENNIKSQLHANTEILPSQIWPDFANFDTYFVDNNGSYVLDFIYDDSNKSDVTTIINGERLTINPQ